The following proteins are co-located in the Carassius gibelio isolate Cgi1373 ecotype wild population from Czech Republic chromosome A21, carGib1.2-hapl.c, whole genome shotgun sequence genome:
- the LOC127942006 gene encoding beta-crystallin A1-like, producing MALTNPMSMPMGPWKITVYDQEHFQGRRCEFTACCQNIMEYGMETVRSLKVECGVWVGFEHSTFNGQQFILEKGDYPCWEAWSGSNAYRIERLMSFRPIYSAVHSDCRMTLFECDNMTGRQWEVCNDYPSLQAMGWCSNEVGSIKVMSGAWVCYQYPGYRGYQYIMECDCHGGEYRHYREYGCHAQTPQIQSIRRIQQ from the exons ATGGCTCTGACAAACCCTATGTCAATGCCCATGGGACCATGGAAG ATTACTGTCTATGATCAGGAGCATTTCCAGGGCAGGCGTTGTGAATTCACCGCTTGCTGCCAGAACATCATGGAGTACGGGATGGAGACTGTCCGCTCCCTGAAGGTGGAGTGTGGCGT CTGGGTAGGTTTTGAGCACTCTACCTTCAATGGCCAGCAGTTCATCCTGGAGAAAGGAGATTACCCTTGCTGGGAGGCCTGGAGTGGCAGCAATGCCTATCGCATTGAGAGGCTGATGTCCTTCCGCCCCATCTATTCTGCT GTGCACAGTGATTGCCGTATGACACTTTTCGAGTGTGATAACATGACTGGAAGGCAGTGGGAGGTGTGCAATGACTACCCCTCCCTGCAGGCTATGGGATGGTGCAGCAACGAGGTCGGCTCCATCAAAGTCATGAGTGGAGC CTGGGTATGCTATCAGTATCCTGGTTATCGTGGCTACCAGTACATTATGGAGTGTGACTGCCATGGAGGCGAGTACAGGCACTACAGGGAGTACGGTTGCCATGCTCAGACCCCTCAGATCCAGTCTATCCGTAGGATCCAGCAATGA